attcaaCTGCACTGGATTTAGGAAGTGTGTATACTATTTTACAATGCAAACTGGTTACAACACTGCCAACTCAACCGATGTAGCTATGTTTTGATTCTACACTGACTGCAGgttaaaagatatgaaaaaagtATAACCTCGATCATGTTCTTGTCCACAGTGAGTTTGTTAAGTGTCAAGGTGCCTGTTTTGTCACTGCATAGCACATCCATTCCAGCCATTTCCTCAATGGCAGTCATTCGCTTTGTTATAGCACCCTGCAGAGGATATGGATGTTAATTATTCACAAAAGATGTAAGAAATCACCATTATGAACTTTTAATCCCTTGATGatgactatttaaaaaatatttctaaatattttgttcatgtGTTTGGGATTCACAAACCTGCTGAGATAACCGATGAGAACCTATAGCCATTGTAACAGAAAGAACAGTTGGCATTGCAATTGGGATCCCACCAATCAGTAGAACAAGCAGGTTATCGATACCAACACGATATTCCCTCTCCTGAAGCCCATATATCACTACGATTTCAATAGCCATCCCAAAAGCAATTGAGCAAATGCAGAAGTTTCCGATTGCTGTTAAAACCTGATACCATTAAATGAATCAATCTAACAGTTAATTCTTATCAAGATATAGACACAACAAGGACTTCTCTACTCGATATTGTTTATATTAATGAAGTTGAGAAAGCCTGTAAGAGCGTTTCAGACTCTCATCTGTTTGAGCTTGAAATTAGGACTAAAAAGAACTCCTGATATAAACCTTTTGAAAATGGCCAACATGTGTAGTGGTTTCCACAAGGTGGGCTGCCTTCCCAAAGAAAGTATGAACTCCAGTTGCAATAACTACTGCTTCAATTTCACCTTGCTTACATGTTGAACCTGAGTAGACTCCATCACCAGGATTCTTGGTTACAGGAAGCGATTCTCCAGTTAGGGCAGACTGCAAAAGACAATGGAGCATGTTAAATCCAGACTAGAAAATTTTAACATACTTGATAATCATACCGACATTACACTGTGAACAGACCATCCCGGTTTTCATGTAACAATTCAATTTTTAGCCGTTAAATCATTGGGATTCATCCATAATTTAATTCTCTATCACTAATGGTAAACAATGATTTGAAATAATCATTTATAAGGTTCAAAACTGGACTCAACACTATCTCTTTTAGTTCAAAAGGTCAGAGCTGAGGGGTAACGATCCACTCCTAACTTTGTAGATATTATCCACTCTAACCCCAATGGGTCCTtatggctttaaaacgcgtctacatggttaagaggagccCATGCCCCTATCTGATATGGGATATCACAATCATTCTCCATACAGTCGTGCCTTGTAATCCCCCTATGCAATCATGTCCCACAGGATTGGAGGACCAAACAAACACAAACCCCTTGTGGTTTAAAACAAAATCCCACACTAGAGTATGGAATCAGCTTTAATACCATTTGAAACAACCCATTCTGAACTGTACAGATGATTTGGCTCAATTGCATATCCTCAATGGTGCCTATAATTGCTTTATGATTTTCGAGTTTTGGTACTCACCCAACAGAATTTATGCAATAACAAGTTGATTACTTGTAAGTATAAGGAATAAATACCTGATCAATCTTTAGGGGATCTCCTTCAAGAAGACGTGCATCTGCAGGAATGATGTCCCCAAGTTTGATACTGATTATGTCTCCAGGAACCAACACTGCTGCATCTTCCTCACTCCATTTCCCATCACGTAAGACCTAGTAAGTACAGTTGTagaaagttgaagaaaagtGGGCCACCAGATATAATGTATTCTTGGGCAGGCAggagaatttgaaatcaaatgtTGGAAACTAATCTAATGAAGTAGGTGAAGTTGCATTGAAGGAGTTTCTCCAAAGTAAAACCTTTGCTTTTGGGGCCAACCGAGCCATAAGAGCAGCTGCTGCATTTCCTGCATTGTTTTCCTCTACGAAACTGATTGTAGAATTGACAATAAGTAAGATGATGATCCCAACAAAATCATGATAATCTGTAGGCTTGCCCTGCAAAGATTATTTTTCATCAGTATTTACCTCCTAATCTCAATAAGCATTCAAAAGGGAAAATTCATTCATGtggaaaaatctcaaatttcaaCTACTTTCAACTCTCTGCTAGGATTGAGTCCTTAAAAGGAGAGTCTTGATAtaacaatgattttatattattcattgataatatgattatttatcTTTCTATGCAATTAATGAATAGTAAGTCTTGAACCCGAGTAATAAATCATTCatgattaatcaattattttttattaatattataggTATTGGAGTGTAATTGACTCGCTTAATAAAGCGATGAGTCAATTATTTTCGATCCaatattttttctatgaatTCTAGTGATCATCACACGAACTCAATTTATATTCGCACAAGTGGAAATTACATTTGGGCACAATAGGGTGTGCTAGAGTGCACAAGGATGCATCaaatcatataatttaattgaaGAGGTAGCCCTGGAGTTAGCTCACACTACCTTTGGTGCAAGACTCTGTTTTGAGCCATTGTGGTGGAAGACCAAGTAACATTTGGGCCATAGTGGTCATCAAATTCCAGTCTTCAGAACATTCAAGTCTAGGTAAGATTTCAGAACCTTAAGATCCAAaagttctttttttcatttttttttttttaatattctatgGGGCATGCTCTCTGAAACCAACACTCTCAATGTTTTAACCCCAAAATCATGGGTTTCAGCTCAACTTCAACCAGGACTATTATAAGCACAAAATCAAAAGATTAGGCTGTGTTTGGTTCCCAAGaaatttgagagagaaaatagagagaaaaaggagaaggaaataaaatgttaagaaaaataaaaactagatttGAAGTCAATAGGTTATTAttatatgctacttcaaactcatttcttattttttatttgctatataaagattaaataatataaaatatatacatttttttagctaattttaattatatttgattttctttcttattttccatagataattgaaacaaaagaaaatcattttccttaatattttagAACCAAACAAAACCTAGATGATTCAGAGACTTACTCCTCCATGTGCAAGAGCAATAGCCATTACAGCTGCTGCTTCCATGACCCATGACAGAGGATTCCACATAAATCCCAAAAACTTCAGTATTTTGTTTTCCTGTACATGAAAGAAATGCAGGACAATGAATCAaaccaagggaaaaaaaagtgcAAAATAGCAGGGAAAACATAAGAATCTTGAGAAAATGTATGGTCTGaaggtttttttattcttcttttttccttcgcaCTGACCTTTATTTCTTCAAGTTTATTGTACCCAAACAGATCCAACCGTTGTTGAAATGCATCATGGCTGAGACCCTCTCTAGTACATTTAAGATGTTCAAAAACTTCTTCAAGGGGTATATTCTCCTGTATGAATCAACTTCCACTTTTACCAAACAGCCATTGaatctcaaaagaaaaaaaagaaggaaaaaaataatgtttttgtcccttagttttgaagaattgaatctATCAACAACAAGCATGATGGGTCTAAGTTCATACTAGATCAACAGCTTCCTTGTTTATAGCCTCGTCGAGGGCAATCGACTTCTCATCCATCTTGAATTTCCTTTAGATTTCACTCTCCACCCAGAAAAACTGTGGCAGAAAATCAGCTTAGTTTAAGCACTTCTTATCAAATCATTCTTCCTTAATCTCACAACTTTTCAAACGATCAAGTTCTTGTAAATCTTAAttcagaaaaaggaagaaactcTGCCTACTATCCCACTCTTTttcttcaagaaaaataaaaatgaaaacactaTGCCATTACTTAATTGTGGATCAAAGAACATAGTGTAAACAAAAAGTTTGAAAAGACGGAAGAATATCAAAGCAGTGAACATAGTAATTAGATTCAAAAATCATGGAATCAATGACCGAGTCCCAAACCCTGAAGTAAAAAATCACAGATTTGGAGCTTACGAAATTGGAAAACCCTCGATCCCTCAGCCGAAAAGATGCCCTCAAAACACCATTACAGACCTTCACCACACTCCAAAATCAAGCCGCTTTGGTGGGTGTCAGGAGAATGACATTAAATAGAAAAACAGCCAATCAACATCAACATCAACATGAACTGGACAAAGAACAAGGCAGAtgtatatatagagagagaataaggaagaagaaagaaatccaATGGTGAAGAGACGTACAAGTGGGTACAGGTGGCTAAGAGTAGCCATTGAAGGAGGTGAAAGGTCCGTAAGGAAGAAGACAATGGGGTGGCATTTGCAGCTCCGCCGGCCAGCATTGTCCATTGCTGTAAAGCCTGCAACCTCAGAGGCCGAGGCCATTAAACGACGACTTTCAAATGTTAGTTAGTTTTGCCGCCATTTGGATTTCCTTTGGATACCACGATTCCTCGGTACGCCAAAGGGAGTCTTACTATTTCTGTGCTTTCAATGACCAAAATGCCCCTTTTTGGCTCCCTAAAGTTTGGGTCATTGAGGAGGCCATTTCGTAATTTTCCCTATCATGACATCCCTACCTCAACTCTTAATCTTTGATAATTGAAagatatggaaagaaaaaattaattattaattctaCAAAATCAAGGAGTCAACTTAGGTgggatttgtttttttatttcaagactAAAGTAGGgttgggcaaaaaaaaaaaaaggaaaaaaaagaacaagaactTGATGTTGATGAAACCAAACTGatcttaaattaaattgattttagttaataaataaattggatcTAATGggttttaatttgattaaaacCAACCAATTTGGTTCAATTTCCAAGTTAATTAACAAGACCATctaaacaaatatctaaaataaatgAACGAAATGAagaaacttaatattaaaaaattttaaaccacaaaaagtattttaaaaaaaaaaaaaatccattacatataagtgatttttacaGGGaagtttcaactttttaaattttatcaaaatttttctttaaaatcatcttttatactataaatattttctaaaatcactgcaTCTGATCCATCACATGCACAAGAGAAGTATGGTTAAATTGCAAATACATATTTGGTTGGTTAAGGCCTCATAGAGAAATTCAATGTGGGGTGCACATAGAACTTTAGTGGATCATCCTTATTCCATTTAGATTATATTCTCCTAGTATAAAATACAATCACAAAATACAAGAAGAGCTTGCTATTTTCGATCCATTCAAACTCCAGTGCAAAATCCCAAATTAGGGTAGCTAACAACAGCTATACCAAGAGATTCCAACATTTTCTGAGTTTTACTAGAAATCCAATGTTCCATTACTAAATCTTAGGAGGGAAAACGTGCCACCATCTGCATAAAACTATATAGCCTTGTTAACCTAGGGCGTTACCACcaataaaactatatatatatatatatagagagagagagagagagagagagagagagagagagggcaaAACCATATGTCAACTAAGTGTACAACAACACAATGTAGTTATGCAGCAATGTCTAAGTGTTGGGGTGTCTTCTCTTCtctatgttattttcaatgttaAGGTCCATATGGGAAATATTGGGGCCAGGAGGAGTATGAAATCATGAACTCACAGCACAGGTACcttctgaatttttattttttattttttatttttactcaaaCCCTCCTTAGAATTCATAGGTTGATTTTTAAAGTTCCATGCTTTCAACAAGAATTAACTCCAATACCTTCCATCACAActgaataaatattatctattttaaagTCATTAGCCCCCGCTACTATAAAACTTGCTGCCGGACCGGAGAGATGGGGATTACATACACTCCCTTGATGTTAATTTTGACTAATTCTTTTGCATTATTAAGCAAGAACTTCAGCCCTTCAAGTTGTCGATTAAGACAAAGTGGAGGCAAATGGATGGCAGCTTCTGGGCACCTTTCCTTATTGAGGGAGAAGGCCATCTTGGAAGGCACCATGGAGCAACCTTGCTGGATGTTTCTCTTTGGATATTCTTCTTTTAGATGCTTTAGTCTCTATACTTCTTCTGCTACTGTTCAATTATTGTGTTAGACAGACTCTACTTGATATCAGACAACGACTGAAAAAATAATACTGATAAAGAAAtgggaaaatgaagaacaaagaCAATCAGCTTCATGCCAAGGAGGCAATTCAATTCTCCTAAAAGCATTACGTTTTCCAGTATAGAATTTCTCCCTCGAGGAAAACAAGGAATGTGTgatgattaaaaagaaaaagatttaagTCCTCAGTTTTAAGCCATTTAAAAGCTACATTTTGAGCTTGTGCACTCATGAATAGCATAAAAGGGGGGGAGAATACAAAAGCCCCAGAAACacccatttatattttaaaagtccTCAACTTTTGTGTGGGGAAGTGTTGGGTATTGGTGGTGGCTTTAGGGTTGTtagtattttaagtaataatataGAATGATCCAAAAACTTCCATTATTACATGGTAGAATAGGTGGATTTATAATGAAATCATTCATACAACAATGACCAAGTTTTTTACTCATCAGAAGCTGGTTTCTCATTTCCACAACCCTTGCGGTTGCAAACTGTTCGGAAAGGGTAGTTGAGGTTTTCACATTTGCTACAAGTCCAGCTACCTTCTGGGGCACCAGAATCTGACCGGCTTGGTCCCTACGAGAAAGTATTCAAGGCGAACATCAGGCCATTGCAGCAATGCTTGCAAGACAAAATTATAATGGATGAGGAAGGACTTACAGAAGAAGGCCTAGCGGCTCCACATTTCTTCATGTTGCAAGTGGTTCTAAAAGCAAAGTTAACATTGTCACATTTGGGGCAAACCCAATCCCCTTCAGATAAACCATCTGGCCCTGCAAATACATAAACAGCCACCTGATTGAGACCATTAGCCTAAATGCTAGTGATGAATGTGGAATACTTGGATGACATTACATCCTCCTTCAGATAGGGTTCAATGTAACAATGAATTTTCAGTGGGGAATTGTGGGATTCTCTCTTAagaatgaaaataggaaaactaAAAGAAAGGCAACTCAAATACTTATATCACTAAATGTACTATACTATTAAGCATGTTATTTGCCAGATTTTAATTAACTCTAGGAAGGAAtattgcatcatcaaagatgGCAGCCTTGGCAGCTATCGAAACAAATACCAATTTGaacaagtataaaaaaataaaataaattaaaaaaaaaaaaaaagtaatttacaAACAggaggaaaaaataaatgatataagAGATGTTATCTTAACAGCAATATCCATTATAAATGCATTTTCTAGCATTTGACTTCATATTACTGAAGGATTTCTCAATAATAATCATCATTTGCAAAACTAGAAGCACTAGCAcaaactaaacataaaaataaccTCCATAATGAAAATGATGGATAACATTCAAAACCAGTAATCAATAGCGAAATGCTCCATCCTAATTCCTACCAAGCCCTGGTATTTAAATTGAATTGCATACGCATAATAACagatcatatttaaataaaattgagctGAGAAAATCCAATCACCTCCACGACGTTTTCGAGAGGCAGTGCCATCTGGCATGCCTCCTCCAGCCCATGGGGGTCCCTGAAAGCCAAATCCATATCCACTGATAGCAGGACCTGAACCATAACCCATGCCTGCTTCAACAAAACAATCAAACCATTTAGGCACATGCATAGTCCTACACACACAAATGGGCAAAAACATGCTTTGAACATCAAATCCTGTCCATGATACCATTGACATACATGAATCATGTATATGCCCCCTCATATTAAGGGCCCTTCCATCCctcatttttaggtaatttgTCTTTGGGtgtaacaaattattttaattctacAAAACAATTGAGAAGGGGGCAATTCATATATTCTATTTACTTCTCACTTTATACAGAATGGaaaaacttttttgaaaactacAGAGAGATTACTGAGCCAGGCCTCCTTTTTCTCTTGAATAAAATACTCTGGTGCTAAGCAGGGGGGAATGCTAGAAGTCCTCCAACTAGGACAAAAGATCTAATCACTCAGATATTGTATGGTCACATGAATTGCATGGTATCATACATAGCTTTCCAGGAATTACTCATCACCAGGagaatttataaacaaaaattatactgAGATATATCGTAAGACCAATGGTCGATTCAAAATCTTGCCCTCAACCTCTTATAGCCTAAAATGGTAATCTTTCTTGATAAAGTCAGATGATTAGGATAAAATTGCATCCACCTTTGTTGCCTTTTGGGAGGCCTACACCCCTTAGAAACTGTCTACTGAAGACTGCTCCTTGGCCTGTAGATCCTGACACAAAGTTAGAATCTTAACTTTCTAGAATGGTATCTCACTTATGGCTTGGGGTCCCCTCAGAAGCCATGGCCCATGACTATAAATAGTATCTTCAGATTCTCAATTCTATGTGTTGCTCCCACCAGGATTTTGAAGATGGAAAGGTAATAGGTTGGGATGTAAGCTAGACATACTTGAGTCAAAGTGATCCTACCTCTtaggaaacaaacaaaaaaaaaaaaaaagaaatgaagaaagaaaaaactgaTGCCACCCTCCCCATCATATGAGATGAATCATCTCAAACCCAAAAACTCTTTTGAAGTTTGAGTATAAGACGATGGACACTATCTGAGAGGAGACATGGTAGTGCTAATTTCTGGGCCAGAGGATGGGTAGAGATTGTTTCAATTACAAAGTTTCCTGTAGGTTGTCTTAAATAGTTTCTCTTTCCTCAATAACTACTAAAGGTCAAATTTTCTCCACCAAGAAATTGAAGTGACATACAAAAAATGATGTTAAGAATACTGCTATTGCATTTATCTATTAATATTACCATTCTATTCTTTCAGAAGTCTTAGTGATTTTATGAATAGAACCCAAATCCCAATGTATAACTATACTAGGAATAGCTTTTAGCATATCTGTATGTTTCTAAGTCTTTGCATAACCTTTATATAAGCACCCTAGTGAAAACTAGATCAACCTTTAAGAATAATCAAAATTGAATATTCGAAGGAGCCAAGCTTTGTCTCCAATCTCCCTCTTCTATTACAATAATTTGATGTTCTTGAAACACCAAAAGTAAACTCCAGAAATTTCTTTCTAATCTCCGCTTTTATACTTCATTAATTTGATATGCTTTGAGCACTCATATCTGATTGTCTTGAAAGAATTCTTCTTATCTTTTTGCTTTCAAAgaattctttttatctttttgcttACAATTTAGTGACTTTGAGCATTATATTAAATTTCCTTCATATAattgcaataaaaaataataattattatatatataaaaaataaaaataaggaaaagaaaaagaaaaccaacaacaacaacaattaattttatattttttatgctaaCAAACTAATCTTTACATTTGTCAAGTCTGTGGTTATGATACACACAAATACAAGCTTCCTTTAAACATGCAAGCAAACCAGACCATATCACCATATGAACTAGTATATTAACATCAAATGCATGCATTAGTTCCCATTTGAACTTGCCTTTGCTTTTAAtagatttgttttaatttccaACAGTTTCTTTATGCTTCCATGGTAACATTAAACTTTTGCTTCCTTGTAGAGCATTGCTCTACTTTAACAAATGCAACTCTTccctaagaaaaaagaaaatttaggatCATACACAGAAAGAGATGAGTACCTCCAGGGGGAAATGTGGTGAGAAGGCCATATGGTCCATGAACATTCCCAGGTGAATAGTCATAATGCATTCCAGGGACTGGTATTGGGGGGCCATATCTGCTGGGACCTCCAAGAGGCATGGGAGGAGGAGCCCCAACACCTCCGAAATAAAAGGGAGGAGGGTGATTATAAGGGCTAGTAATAGGAGCAGActgcaaaattaaaattacaaaaaacataaataattgtATTCAACATGAGCTATTGATCAAAATAACAAGAAAGATAACACAGAATTTTCAAACTGATATTGGGtgctatttttttctttcttttttccatttctggCACCAAATATACTGTAACTAGAGACCAGGAGAGTTTGGTCAGAAGGAAGTCTTGTGcctaaaaaaaataaccacTTCTACTCATTTTGACCTTTTCATGCAGCCATTATGCTAAATAGATACACAAAAACAATGGTGCATTTGAGTATGAGCTCTTCTTAGATGAACTGCTATATATTAATGTGCTCCAAGTTTTGAGGTTACATGAAATTCCAGTATAACCTGTTGGTTCATGATTCTGATTTGTTAATCCATCTCTAActattgaatttcaaattcacagtatattttttcccatgttctgattttttctctatttggaGTGATTTGGGTGCTGCACAGTACGGTAAGAGGAACCCTTCTCAGTTGGCATAGatcttttgtgggaaagaaacagaaaaaagaTTTGAAGGGCCACCCCCTTGTGCCTATTTTGGACTCTATGACAGTAAAGAAATAGGAGTTCTTTCGAAAATATTGAACAGTAGAACCAAGCAATTAAATCCATTTTCATGAGTACTTTTTTGTAATGGGTCAGAGTGCACAAAGTTGATCCATTAACCATGATAGGTTTTATTGATTGACTTAGCTCCAAGTAAGGAGAGGAagcttgttttttgttttgctcTCTTCTTTTTGTTCACCTATTGGTGCTTATTGTATACATCCTATGCACCTTGGTGCACCCTTGGCTTAGGCATGTTGTTAATATGTATGATTTTTTCcttacaaaataaaagaaagaaaaaggacaaTACCATGAATTTTTAGtctataattgaaaatttcatgaCTTACATTGTACTAGACACTAATCCATTTAGGTGAGGACCAACTCCTTctaggtttgaaaatatgtaggTGAGGCATCTGAAGTCCAATGAGAGTATAAATTTATGGTGGAGAGAGCTACACATTTCAAGGTGGGAAGATCATAAGTTCATGCAAAAAAGTGCAAGGCATTAGAGCAAAATTTGTAATATGAAATAAGGCTACTTTTGGGGATGTAAGAGAAAGGAAGGATTCAATAATGAGGGATATTGCCATGATAGATTCTCTTAAGAGGGAAGGACCTCTAACTAATGAATTAGCATCCTTAAGAGCTCCCAAGAAAATGGAGTTGGAAGAATTGTTGTTAAGGGAAGAGGTTCATTGGAGGCAAATATTTAGAGTAAAATGGGCTGAGGGGGACTGCAATTTCAAGTTCTTCCACATAATAGCTAATGGGAGGAAGAAGAAGTTCACTAAATCTCTGGTGGACAAGAATGGAGAAAGGAGATCTTGAGATTATTTAGCAAACTTTACAGCAAGATCAGATGAGGACTTGTGAAGAATAGATGGTTTAGAGTGGTCCCCATCTGAAAGGAGAGTGCTAGCATCCTTTTCAGAAAAGGAAATACAAGAAGTAGTTATTCTCATGGGTAAGGAAAAAGGCCTCAGGCCTAAATGAATTCACTTTACCTTGTATCATGAGTGCTAagacacaaattttttttttttttttgatacatgtgctaggacaaaaaaaaatgaggatttGCTGAAGCTATTTGCTGAATTTCATGAGAATGGATTCATAAATAAGAGTACTAATGTCACTTTTATCGCTCTAGTGCCTAACAAAAGTCAAACCAACAGGTTATCTGATTTCAGACCTATTGGTTTGGTGACTAGCCTTTACAAGATCATAGCTAAAGTATTGTCATAGCAATTACGTGGGGTGTTGCATGAAACCATCCATTCTTCACAGGCAGCATTTGTTGACagtagacaaattttggatgcagtaTTAGTAGCTAATAAAGTTGTTGATGAGAAAAGACGCATTGAAGAAGAGGAGGTTGTCTTTaagatgaattttgaaaaagctTATAATTATGTGGATTAGGAGTTTCTAGACCATACTGTAGAAAGAAAATGCTTTAGACAGAGATGGAGATCTCGGATCCATGGCTGTTTATCATCTGTAAGCTAGGCAGTACTAATAAACAGTTGTGCTAAAAGATGGGTTAAGGCTTCAAGGGATTTAAGACAAGGTGATCTgctttctccatttctttttacCATTGTGACAAATGTGTTAAGTAAATCAATGTTGAGCACATATCACTTTGGTATCCTTAAGGGATTCTTAGTGGATAAAAGGAGAACAAGGGTTGACTTATCTACAGTTTGTTGATGACAGCATTTTCTTCTCAAGAGCCTgttcaaatttaaaaactaagtCGTAAGACCATTTTGTCAGTGTTTATATTTCAAGATGAAAGATAAATCTAGATAAGAGCCCCACTAGGCATTAATGTGAGTTAAGGCCTACTTTTTAATTTGCCTGGCCCTTCAGAATTTTAAGGGTTTTTTAATTGACCTGTCTTAATTGGGTattattttgtgtgtgtgtCACATTCCCCcatattttttctcaatctttAAGCCTCCAAACAAATAGGCTAATAGGATTAATAGATTGCAGAGAGAATTTTTGTGGTCAGGCAttggggaagggaagaaagatcgtCATGTGGGTTGGGATTAGATGTGTaagccagagagagagagaaatctTGAGTTTGATGCTTATCCCTTTCACAAGGTTAAACCATCAAGCAGGactcaactctctctctcttgctctCTGTATTTGGGTAAAATCATGATGTAAATTTATCTTTGCATGTAAGCATGTTTTCTAAGatggaagagaagagaaagagtAAAGAAACTGAAAATAGGGATGTATCCAAATTCCAGAGAACCTTTTAGGTTCTCTTTTTCTTGAGATGTTCCTATTCAACAATGATCTTACATGCATTCTATTTCATCAGTTTGATAAGAATTTTCCTTGTTTCATTTGACCATTTTCCTGACCTAAGATCCTCTACTGTACATTCTCTTTGAATCTGGAACTTAGTGCAGTACTGCAGGCAGAAATTATTACAACCATGAACTTTCAAAAGAACACAGGCATTCCATTTAACTACCCTATCCATGTGCTCCAACCTTTTAACAAATCCACCCACACATTCAGCTCCTTTATACCCAATAAGACCTCAAATTCTGAAATCTATTTCCAGGttaacacaaaaataaataaataaaaggagaagaagaactCTCACTAACACAACATACAAGTTTAaggatcattttttttccttttttacctACAATCTATACATTTAACAAGCTAGGCCCAGGACTACTCACATCCAAAACATTGTCTTAATTCAAATTCATGACATGTACAGCTATTCTTTAACCATTCGTGTATGCACTACCAAACCCCTAACCAAAACAGATGATTATTACAaaagatattaaattaaaaaaatggagaaaaagcaTCCACTAACATACCGGAGTAGCTGGAGGTCGAGGAGCACCACATTTTCCACGATTGCAGACAGTTCTAAACCCAAAATTCATGTTCCCACATTTAGGACAGGTCCAATCTCCTTCATTCCGTGAAGCTGGCATGGATAAAAATCtcctcaaaaaaaaataaataaatgcagaCT
The sequence above is drawn from the Vitis riparia cultivar Riparia Gloire de Montpellier isolate 1030 chromosome 15, EGFV_Vit.rip_1.0, whole genome shotgun sequence genome and encodes:
- the LOC117931522 gene encoding ranBP2-type zinc finger protein At1g67325-like; protein product: MSSAKVKNNGSFGSKRSRNDASRNEGDWTCPKCGNMNFGFRTVCNRGKCGAPRPPATPSAPITSPYNHPPPFYFGGVGAPPPMPLGGPSRYGPPIPVPGMHYDYSPGNVHGPYGLLTTFPPGGMGYGSGPAISGYGFGFQGPPWAGGGMPDGTASRKRRGGPDGLSEGDWVCPKCDNVNFAFRTTCNMKKCGAARPSSGPSRSDSGAPEGSWTCSKCENLNYPFRTVCNRKGCGNEKPASDE